From Fulvivirga lutea:
TCTGATCATTGTATAACTGAATGAGTTCGACTTGTTTTTGAATTTCAAACCAGGTCATTTCGTAAGAGCTTACCAGTCGGTTAGATACCTCTTCTTTTTGCAGAGCATAAGATTCTTGCATAAGCACCGCTTCTTTTTTAGCGGCAGTGTACTTGGCTCTGAAAATGGGTAAGCTCAACGTAACCATAGGCATGAATACATCCTGGCCATTATCGGGCATGGACACATCCGATCGCTCTCCAACAATAACATAGTCTACCCCAACACCAAGCTTTGGCAAGCCCTGTTTGTGGGCAATTTTTTCCTGAGCCTCACTTGCCTGATACTTTAAATTAAGTTCTTCCAACAGCGGATTTGAAGTTAGTAATGAATCTTTTTGATAGTTAACACCTAAGTCTTGAACCGATAAAGAATCTGATACAATAACCTCTTCATCACTATTTCTATTGAGCAAACTATTAAACCTAGCCTTTAAAGGCATTTCTTTTTTCTCAAGTATCGAAAGGTTAGTCGTAGCATCTTTAAGCATAATATCTACTCTAAGAACATCTACCATAGACCCTTTTCCATTTTGGAATTTGGCAGTAGAAATATCTTTATAGGTGGATAGTATGGCAATGTTTTCTTTTTCAATGCCTTTAATCTGCTGAAGCTCATACAGCGGATAATAGGCAGCCGAAACACTGTAGTAAAGTTTGTTCCTCTCATCAATAAATTCCTGATACTTCGCTTCAGCCATTAGTGTAGAAGCATTTTTCTGAGCTTTAAGTGTTCCAAACCATGGAAACATCTGCGTTAAAGAAAACCGTGCTTTTTGAGGCCCAACTCTGGTTTCTACCGGAGAAATGAAATAGCCAAATGACAAACTAGGATCTGGTAGGCTGCTTACTTGCGTTACCTTCTGCATGGCTGCCTCAAAGTTTTTAAACTTAGCCTGTAACCCCGGATTGTTCTCCGCAGCTATTTTGTAGTAGTCATCTAACTTCTGAGCATTTGAAATACCCAATCTTAGTGTAATTGTTAAAAGTAAGGCAAGTGTTTTCATGATGCTGATTGATTAAGTTTTCTTTCCTCACGTATTGAATAAAGTACAGGCACAATAAAATAAGTAATCGCAGCCACCAACATGCCTCCAAAAGCTGGGATGGCCATTGGGATCATAATATCAGAACCTCTACCTGTTGACGTGAGAATTGGTAATAAGGCTATGATGGTAGTAGCTGAGGTCATAATCGCGGGCTTAATTCTGCGCTGGCCTGCTTCTACAATTGCTGCTCTAATTCCTTTTAAGTCGGTTGTTTTATTTTTATCGAAACTCTGATCGAGATAAGTGGCCATAAGTACTCCATCATCTGTGGCGATACCAAATAGGGCGATAAAACCGACCCAAACGGCCACACTCAAGTTAATGGTCTGCACCTGAAATAGATCTCTGAAATTGGTGTCGAACAACGAGAAATTTAATAACCACGATTGATCGTACAACCACAAGACTATAAATCCACCACTAAACGCCATGGCAATACCGGTGAATACCATCAGAGAAGTTGTTACCGATCGGAATTGGAAATACAAGATCAAAAACACGATACCAAGCACCACAGGGACTATTATCATCAGGCGTTTTTCTGCTCTCACCTGGTTCTCATAGCTTCCTGAGAATTTATAACTTACACCCGAAGGCACCTTCAACTGCCCTGATTCGATCATTGTTCGAATTCTTTCCTGAGCATCGTTCACAACCGTTATCTCAGAGTAGCCATCACGTTTATCGAACAGTACATAACCCACCAAAAATGTCTCTTCACTTTTAATGGCTTGAGGGCCTCTTACGTACTCAAAATCAATTAATTGTGATAATGGAATTTGCGCACCGGTAGGCGTAGGCATTAGTATTCTACCTAAAGCCTGTGGGTCATCCCTTAGCTCTCTTGGATAGCGAACCCGTATCGGGAAACGCTCTCTACCTTCCACAGTAGAGCTTATTTTCATACCACCAATAGCCGTTTCTATTGCTTGTTGTACATCTTCGATATTTAATCCGTAGCGGGCAATTTCTTCACGATTGATATTGAGGTGGATATATGGTTTGCCTACAATTCTATCTGCAAAAACGGCCTCTTTTTTTACGGAAGGAACTTGTTGTAAAATACTTTCCAGCTCCAGGCCAAATTGTTCGATAGTCTTTAAATCGGGTCCATAAACTTTGATACCCATGGGTGCTCGCATTCCTGTTTGCAGCATTACCAATCGTGTTTCGATAGGTTGCAGTTTTGGTGCGGAAGTAACGCCCGGAATTTTGGTCACCTTCACAATTTCCTCCCAGATATCATCCGGTGATTGAATGTGATCCCTCCAGTTTCGATAGTACTCACCATTCTCATCCGGAGTTAACTGATCGGCCTTAATGCCAAGAGCCAGACCTTCTTCATTGGTGATGGAATCATCTTTTCTGGTGATAAACTTTCCGTTATCATCTACTTTAAACCGTTGTCTGTGTCCTTTTTTGTTGAGGATATACTCTGGCTTATAGTTGATGATGTTTTCGTACATTGAAATTGGAGCTGGATCTAATGCTGATTCCACTCTACCAAGTTTTCCAACGGTTAAATCCACTTCAGGAATGTTGGTAAGCAGCATATCCAGTTGCCCTACAACTTTTCGGTTGAATTCAATACCGGAATGTGGCATAGAAGTAGGCATAAGCAGGAAACTTCCTTCATCGAGTGAAGGCATAAATTCCTTACCAATGCCGGGGAAAGTGTGGGCAAGGGTAGACCAGGCTTTTGTTGTAGCTACATTCACTCCAATCGCATTAAAACCCTTAGAAACAACCCCAAACACTTTGTTAAAGCCTAACCAAATCGTAGCTCCTGTAATAATGAGTACCGTTGGCAGGATCAAAAACTTGAATTTATTATTCAGGCACCAGTTTAAAACACGCTTATACTGATATTCTAAAAGTGAAAAGCCACCCAATATGGCACCTACCAACATGGTGACAAACAAGAAGTTAGTTAGCAAAGAGTGTGATGGACCCAATGGCAGCCAGTATTTGGCTAGTAACCAAACCACACCGATCAACACAATGATCAATTCCGCATAGTTATAAAGGAATTTTGCCCAACCGGGTAAGGCATCAACTTTAGTAGCCAAAAGCTGTTTTGTAAGCGCGATGCCACCAAAAAGAATCAATAAAACCCCCGCCCATAGTTGTCCGCTGATTAAGCCAGTAACACCAATTACGATAAGGGCATAAGGCCCATATTTTTTGAATAGCTTATTTTCTATTTTGAAGCCAAAGAACCAGTGGGCCAGGGTTGGCAGAATTAATAACGATACAATTAATGCGGCTATTAAAGCAAATGTTTTAGTGAATGCTAACGGCCCGAATAGTTTACCCTCCGCAGCTTCCATGGTAAAGACAGGAATAAAACTGACTATGGTTGTGGAAACGGCAGTAAGAATGGCAGTTGATACTTCCGAGGCGCCATTGTAAATAGTTGTAATTAGTTTCTGCTCTTTCGGTGCTTCATCCAGATGTTTAATGATATTCTCCGAAAGTATAATTCCCAGATCGACCATGGTGCCGATGGCAATGGCGATACCCGACAGTGCCACAATGTTGGCATCTATACCAAAGTATCGCATGGCAATGAAGACCATCAACACTGCTATTGGCAGCAGACAGGAAATCAGCAGAGAAGCTCTCAGGTTGTACACCATCACGATCACTACCAGAATGGTAATTAAAATCTCCAGTGATAAGGCTTCTTCAAGAGTGCCGAGTGTCTCATAAATCAACTCTGACCGATCGTAAAAAGGAACAATTGTTAGTTGACTCTCTCTGCCGTCAGCTAAAGTTCTTGTAGGTAAGCCAGGAGCAATTTCCTTAATCTTATCTTTAACATTGTTGATTACCTGCAAAGGATTCGCGCCATATCTGGCTACTACCACACCACCAACTACTTCGGCTCCATCTTTGTCCAAAAGTCCTCTGCGGGTGGCAGGCCCTAAGGAAACAACAGCCACATCTTTAATTCTAATTGGTACATTGTCCTGAACAGCCACCACTGCTTTTTCTATATCTTCTACCTTTTTTACATACCCTAAGCCACGCACCAGATATTCAGCCTGGTTAATTTCAATGGTTTTGGCGCCCACATCTCTATTAGACTTCTGCACAGCCTGCATGACCTTGTACAATGGAATATTATAGGCCTTCAAAGCATCGGGATTTACATCTACCTGATATTCTTTAATGAAACCCCCAATCGAAGCCACTTCAGAAACCCCCTCAGTGGCATTTAATCCATATTTGATGTAAAAATCCTGGACGGTTCTAATCTCGTGCAAGTCCCAACCACCTGTTGGATTGCCGTCTTTATCTCGCCCTTCAATAGTATACCAAAATACCTGTCCGAGGGCTGTAGCATCTGGACCGAGTGCAGGTTGCACACCATCAGGCAGTAACCCTGAAGGCAGTGAGTTGAGTTTTTCCAGAATTCTGGATCGTGACCAGTAGAATTCAACATCTTCTGAAAAAATGACATAAATGCTCGAAAACCCGAATATGGAAGAACTTCTGATGGACTTCACACCGGGTATACCTAATAAATAGGTGGTAAGCGGATAGGAGATTTGATCCTCAATATCCTGTGGCGAACGACCCGGCCATTGGGTAAATACAATCTGCTGATTCTCACCAATATCTGGAATGGCATCAACAGGAACCGGATCGGAGGGTAGAAAATCTACCTGCCAACCAAATGGAGCCGTTATTATTCCCCACAGCACAAAGCCCGAGAGAACGAGAACGGTCACCAGTTTATTTTCCAAAAAATATTTAATTAATCTGTTAAGCATAGTATTCAAAATAAAAATCGAACGTGTGTTCTAAAGAGCAGAATAGCTCTCGTCAACCCAATGGTTTTATCAGGTTGTTTTTGAATGAAAATGCCGGGCTATAAGCGGAATACTTGATGTAGGGTCAATATATCTTTATCGACCAGAGGTGGAGCGTCTCCTGAAATTGGTGTTTTTACATCAAGTGCGATGTAATTCGGAATTACTAGAAATTGCGGAACTGCTGGAGCTAGTTCGTTGATGAAATGCTGTACTTTAGATTTAAAACTATCTTCAGTATCCAAGTACTGAAATTTATTATCACAGCATTTTGCTTTGCTATAGTGTGTGGCAGAGTGCTCATCTTCATGGTGTTCTTCGTCCATGTTGGGCATTCCACAGTCGAGTTTCTCGTGCCCATAAATCAATTTAGATTCAACAGCATGGCCACCACAATAATGTGTAGTCATGGCAAAACCCAGCTGACTAATCAGCAAAACGAGGGAAAGCGATATGGAAATAATCTTTCTCAAAGCTGTACTAAGTTACGAAATACCTCAGTTAAATCGAACTTGGCGAGATTAGACATGTCAATGAATTATCTGTTGTCTGATGTTGGAGCCCAAAACTTGATAGTCTTCTTTAGATAAAATACCATTTACATATCTATCAGTAACTTCTTCATCTGTTACCTTAAGCATTTTGTTTTCGCCACTTATATCAACCGACCAATTTTTTATGGAATGGTCACCATCCAAATGCGGAGATAATTTATCGACACAGCCCATATAACGCATATCCATAGGTACTTGAATTGCTTTTCATCTTTCTAAACTGATTTCATTTACGATACAAATAACGACAGAAACCAGAGTAATCGTTTTACAAAATTCCGGGTATGATTTATAAGATTTTGTCAGAGCTTATCCAACTCGTTTCTATTACCTATCTCCAACTTTTTAAATTCTGAAGGGGTCATGCCGGTCTCCTTTTTAAACTGAGATGAAAGATGGGCTACACTGCTATAATTTAATTGATAAGAAATTTCAGATAGGTTTAACTCATCATAAATGATCAGTTCCTTTACTTTCTCAATCTTAAGCTTGAGAAGGTACTTTTCAACGGTAATGCCCTCTACTGATGAAAACAAGCGACTTAATGATGAATAGTCATGTTTTAACTTATCCGAAAGTAATGTGGAGAAATTTACCTTGGGCATTTGGCCTTTATGATGAATTTGGTCTACCAAAATGGACTTAATCTGAGTGATTAGTTTTGAGTTGTTATCTTTTAATAATTCAAACCCGCGAATGCTCAGAGCTTTGGATAGTTGATCCATTTGATTTGAAGAGAGCTCGGAAGGAACTATGGCCTCACCTAATGCTATACTTTGTATTGGAATATTCAGTTTACTAAATTCCTCGCTTACCGCTTCAATGCAGCGGTTGCATACCATGTTTTTGATATAGAGCGTTGACATACTTGAATATATCCATTTGGAATGAAATCAACTTAGAATTTTTATAAGAAGTTCCTATCACTAAACAATAAAGAAATCCTAGGAACGCATTAAACGGCATTTTCTTTGACTGGGGTGAGGGGTGTTGGTTGGGTGAGTGGAGTGATTACAAAATGATAGAATTTACGAAGCTGTCTCAAAAATACCTCATATTGCAGGGCTGAGCTTGTCGAAGTCCGTTTTGTGTAAATAAAATTGCATTAGTGTCAAAAATTTAAGTTTTGAGAAAGCTTCATTAGCACTATCCTACAAAATACATGTCCAATTCCCCTTTTCCCTTGGCAAAGATTTTTCCGCGAGCAATACAATTGAATTCGTTCTTTACCAGTTCAAAGGTGGATGAGGAGATATTAATTCTGCCAGATTCACCTGCAGATTCCATTCTGCTGGCAGTGTTTATCGTATCTCCAAAAAGGTCATAGGCAAACTTTTTTTTGCCTACCACACCGGCAACTACAGTTCCTGAATGTATACCAACCCGCATTTTCCATTGTAATTCATGGTTCTTATTCCTTTCCTCAAGGTAGGATAGCATCTTTTTTGCCGCTCTGATACAAATTACTGCATGATTTGTGGCCTCATCTTCAAGACCACATGCGGCCATATAGGCATCACCAATGGTTTCAATTTTTTCCATGCCGGTTTCCTCCATGATTTCATCAAATCGCCCGAAGATTTCATTCAGCTCATTCACTAAGGTGATTGCGGGAATGGTTGCCACTATTTCGGTAAAACCTTCAAAATCAGTGAATAGTATCGAAACATTCTCATGCCTTTTAGGAATGGTCTTACCATGTATTTTCAAGTCGTGTATGATCTTTTTAGGTAGAATATTATGTAGAAGGTCATCTGATTTTTTCTGTTCTGCCATTAATGAATCTTCGGATCGATCAATCAGCACTGACAAGCTCCAAATTAATGCGAGACAAATGAATGCCGTCATGCCCATATTCACAATCTGTGATAAATAGGGATCCATGCCCTCGTTGTGCGCATAGAATTCTGATTGAAAAACAACGGCAAAAATTAAAGTTAGGCAGGCCAATACACTGAAACCATGGGCAAGGGCTCTTGCCTTGCGCGGGAAAGTCATGTAGGGCAAGATGATGATCAAAAAACAAACTGTGGTAATCCCTGAACCGTATCCTGACAAGTAAAGAAATACGAGAACGGAAATGTATGCAGAGATGGCCAGCCAGACCGAAGCAGCTACCCGACTTCCTTTCTTGTTTAAAACCAATACCATCAGAAACATCAAGCCCAATACTCCATTCCATACAGCACTTGTTATTTCCGAAATGGATAGGGCAATGGACATCCATAACGTATTGAAAAGCACCCCCAGCATGGCGGCTATATTGGATACCTGTAAATACCTTTTCTTAGTTCCTAAGAAATTCTCCCTTACGCCAATATCAGCAACTCTTTGCAAAAGAGTTTTTTTTCGTGTCATCTTCGGCCGTTTAGTTATTCTGATTTTTTGAAGTTAACTGATTATTATTAGATATGGCTAAACGCGAAGGTATGGCACGGCTCTTCCTTTGACAGGGGGTGAGGTTTAGTTAGTTGAATGGGGTAAACAAATAGAATATTAATAAGACGAAATTCAAAATCGGGTTACTATTAGTCAATTTCTGACAGAAAGAGGCAATTATTAAATATAGCTTCCTTGAAAAAAAAATTATTCAGCAATTCCAAACTGTTAAGCTCCACGTGGGATTCATCAATCTCATGAATTATGTCAAAAGTATCCGAATCTCTATGGTAAGAAATTCGTAGTCCAGACTTTGCTAAACCACCAGCTAAAATGACATAAAAGTGCTGCATGTCATCATTTTTGGAAGCAAGTTCCTTTAAATGATTAAAGTTCCGTACTTTCATAATTGATATAATACTATGAAAAGTTTACCTAAAAGAGAAGATTTTTTCAAACCTGTGTTAAAAGCGATATATGAGCTAGGCGGTTCAGGAAGAAATGATGAAATAAATAATAAAGTAATTGAGCTGCTTCAATTACCTGCAGACCTTTTGGAAATTCAACATACTGAGACACAAACAAAATTTGAGTATGAGATGGCTTGGGTACGAACTATGTTGGAAAACCAAGGATATTTGGAAAATTCAGCAAGAGGAATTTGGGCAATTAAAACCGATCATAAGGTAGATCTGAATTTTTCTGTGAGCTTGAAAGAAGAAAAACAAATTGCGAATGAAATTTCTGAGCGTGAGAATTGGAAAGATGAACTAATTAAAACGATCACAGATGAATTATCACCTAATGCTTTTGAGAGATTAGTCAAAAGATTATTGAGAGAAAAAGGATTTATTCAGGTAGAGGTCACAGGCAGATCTGGTGATGGAGGTATAGATGGGCGAGGTGTTGCAACAATAAATGGTATTCTTAGCTTCCATATAATATTTCAGTGCAAACGCTATAAAGGAAAAGTGAGCTCAAAAGAGATCAGAGATTTTAGAGGAGCCATGGTCGGGCGAACTGATAAAGGATTATTTATTACGACAGGTCAATTCACAAGGGATGCTATTTTTGAGGCTTCTCGTGATGGAGCGCCAGCAATAGATTTAATGGATGGCGAAAAGTTAGCTGAGAAGCTTAAGGAACTAAGTCTTGGTGTTCATATTGAAATCAGAGAAAAAATAAGTATCGATAAAAATTGGTTTAGGAATTTTGAAAATGGTTGAAAAATAAATTCTTTTTGGAATACAGAAATGTTATCAATTTGATTTCAATAAATGACTTAGTTTCAAATGCCAAAACATTTCAATTCAATATTATTTCAGAAAAGGACGCATTTCTTAGAGGATTAGAAGCTAGTCAAGGTTGGGATAGATTTTTAGTTTTAAATAAGGAAGTAACATAATCATTTCTTTTGAAGTTCTCAGCCAAAAATACAAACCCATCCCACCAACCTAACCCAAGAATCCCATCTCACCACACCTACAAAATGATCATTTCAATAGACGAAATGATCATTGATTCAGAGTTTCTACTTTGCTTAGTTTTGATTTATTAACCATCTTTCATACATGTTTCGATTTGCCCTGACTATTTTTTGTTGTTCCGTCATTCAGTCTGGCTTTGCCCAAGAACTGGAAAAGCAAATTATCATAGATGGCATAACAGCTTCCTACTATTGCAAAACCCAGCAATTTAGTGAACTAGATAGCTATTTAGAGGACAAAGGCTACGTGTTAGATCACAAGCCCGGCACAAAAAAAGTGTTTAGACATCAGGACGATAGTAAAGGTGAAATTCTGTTGCTCATCATGGGTTATGAGTGGGTTGAAATCCTACATACTCAGGATGAAACCGGAGCTTTTAAAACTACCATGGATGAAATCTTAAAGAACAAGCCTTTTGTACGCATTGAAGACCAGTACGAATTGGCGCTTCCAGACCATGAGAATCCGGGTTTTAAAACTGTACTAACTTGGGAAGGGGAAAACAAATCCAACCTTACCTTTTCTCCTCCCGAAATCCAAAATGAAACCAAATCGTGGGATTTGTATTTTGAGGAGGTGTTTGCTGGAAGGCCTCGGTGAGAATAGGTTTCAATTTTCATCAGCCTGTTTAAAAGCCATAGATTTTAATTCCTGCTCTGTTTTTGATATGCCATACTTGGTGGCAATTTGTCGCCAATTTTTTACAGCCTCCTTTACTTCTTTAATTATTGCTAAAGCTTGATCCTTTGATATTCGGAAAAATGGGTATACCTCCAATGCAAGTTTGAGGTCTAGAGCATTATCAGTGTCTGAGATATTTAATTTGAGTCCATTACCTGACTCAACGGGATTGATATCATAGGCAGGAGACAGCAGCCAGCCTTTTTCTGATAGCATAAAGCCATGATTACGTAAATGGTCATCTACATTAGAAACGCAAATGCTGAATACGATTCTGCGCCATAATTGCTCGAGATCCTGATTAACATTTGAACCTCGGGTCATAATAAACTCCACTAATTCAAGGTAACTTACATTTGCCTTGTAATCGGCACCATCAGTATGACCTAATAGGGTCATGGCAGAAGCAAAATGCAAACGCCTCCCTCTTGTTGTACGATCAAACCTTTTTGTTAAAAATGTATGATGTTTACTGGAAAACTTAATTGCCTGGCTTTGCGCCATTGTTATTCCAGCTGCAAGTGCCAATTCATATGTTACTATCTCCCATCCGCCAATGTCCATATCATCTTTTTGACTTGGAAACTTAGCAATCCATAAGTGATTGTCTTGATCCAATACACTTGCTTTTGGTCGTGCACCACCTAATGAAGAGCCTGGAGCCACCAACATATTAAGCCATTTAATATATTCAGGATGATCAATTATATCATCATCTTCTAACTTCAAACTAATTTGTTCGAGTTCGCGGATTGAAGTCCAGGGGGGACTTGCTAAAATCTTATCATCGCTTAAAAATGGTTGGTTTGGATCAAGTTTAAATCGTAATGCACCCATGCGATGTTCATCATATACACCTAGTAAATAGTCAGTTTCAAACAAGGTTTTTTTGTTACGATTTTCAGCCCTGGCCAGTGCAGCTTCTTTACGCAGCATCAAAACCCGCCCCCATCGATCGGGTGAAGAATCTAGAAATAAGCCGAAATTCGTTTTCTCTTGATCATTCAGGTATTGAACCCCTGCGTAGAGCTTCAAGTCGGGATCGAGTAATTGAGTATGCCCAGATTTCAACCAATTTGAATCATACTCAAATGAAAATATCTCATTTCCGCGTAGTAAATCTGCATGTAATATACCCATAAGGCTTGGTTTATGTAACCCTTCCCAATCTGCGTATACATAAATATTTTTCCTCATCCGCTATTCTCTTTAGGAGCCCGTTCTTTTACTCTTAATTCCGCATCCTGCAGTTTTCTGCCCAATTCATCATCTTTTGCAATTAATGATAAGTCCTTTTCCAACCCAAGCACAATGAGTACCTGCAGATAGAGACCTATACTCACACTCTCTGATCCTTTTTCTATAGATAATAACGTAGGGCGACTGATATTTGCACGTTCTGAAACCTGCTCAGCACTAAATTTTCTTCTTAGCCTTGCCAGCTTAATATTCTCACCTAGTTCTGTTAGCAGTTTCTTATGTTTTGGTAATAATATTGGCTTTTCTCTTCCCATAACGTTAAATTGTATTTACAAATATAATATCTATTGTAAAAAGTATTTAACATTATACTTAAAAAATTTATACTCTTTTACCTATTAAACCTGAAGCCTTCAAGCATCCAACCACTCCTTAAACTTCTGTACCTTCTCCCGGCTGATTAAGATGTTATCATCGTCACTGTTTTTAAGGGTGACTTTTAAACGGCTATTACTGAAAGAAAATACCGAATCAATGGCGTTGTGGTGGGTGATGTATTTTCTGTTTAATCTAAAATAGACTGCCGGGTCTAAAAGCTCTTCTAACTGATCCAACGGATAATCAATGAGGTATTTTTTATTGTCTTTGGTTTTTAGAAACGTGGCTTTTTGGTCACTGTAAAAGTAGTCGATAGAGGCAATGTTGATACTTTGTATTTTCTCGCCAATCTTGACCATAAACCGCTGCTTATAGTCTTTTTTGGGTTGTGTAAGTATTTCCTGAAGCTTCTGTAAATCTATCTGATTTTTAGTGCCGTAATTCTTCTGAAACTTCTTTAGTGCAGCTTCTAAATCAGCCTGATCTATTGGTTTAAGCAGGTAATCGATACTGTTATGCTTGAAGGCTTTGATGGCATATTCATCATATGCCGTACAGAAAATAATGGGGCATTCCGTTTTTACCTGCTCGAGTATTTTAAAGCTCAAGCCATCGGCCAGTTGGATGTCTAAAAACAGCAGGTCTGGATCGGGGTTATTTTGAAACCATGCAATGCCACTTGAAATAGAATCCAGGCAATCCAGCACCTCAATGAACTCGTCAATTTCTGCTAGTTGCCGCTTTAACCGCTTTTGTGCCGGTAGTTCATCCTCTATTATCAGAACTTTCATAGGTCTTTGAGTAAGGGTACTTCTACAACAAAGGCATCATCCGATTTGATAACATTTAATTTGCTGCTGGTAAAATAGTTTAACTGTGATCGGATATTCTCCAAGCCAATGCCGGTTGAGTTTTCCCCTACATCTTTAGGCTGTAGATTATTCGAAATTGTAATTGAATCTTCCTTATCGAAGATTTTAATCTCTAAGGGTTGGTCTTTAGAAATAATGTTATGCTTGATGGCATTTTCAAGCAATAGCTGAAGTGTAAGTGGAGGTATTAATAGATTTTTGTGTTTAACATCCATACTCACTAATAAACTATCTCCAAATCGTAACTTTTGGAGTCCGATATAGCTTTCTAAAAACGACAACTCTTGACCTAAACTGACTAGCTCTTCCTTTTGTACTTCAAGCACATAGCGGTAAATCTTGGACAGCTTCTGAATAAACTCAGTGGCCTTATCCTGATCTTCATGAACAAGGTTACTCAGCGTATTAAAAGAATTGAATAGAAAATGCGGATTCAATTGATTTTTTAAGGACTGATATTGCCCTTCAAACTTATCTGCACGCATTTTTTCCGAAGCAATGGCAGCTGATCTCCACTCAAACAAAAAGGCCCTGCTGGTAAATATGAGTGTAATAAATAGTGAAATCAAAATGGCATAACGGGTGCGCCACATCAATGTTTGCCAGGGTAGGGTTTCAAAATTATGGTCATAAAAAGAAACCAAAATGAGGGTTGAAAATAGCAGGCTGACAATGAATGCAAATAATGATACGGCCGTAACTTCAACCAATAGCCTCTTAAGCGGGTTTTGAATCCAACTTATCCGCTGATCTGTTTTGTCTGTTATAAATGATATACCATAACTTAAGGTAAATGATATGAGAAAAGAATAAATGAACTCCGGCCATTTTGTGAAAAAAGCCGAAGTTCCGATTGTATCAAGATTGAAAGAAATGGTAATTACCAACGCGATTATCAAGTTTATTAAGATTAATAACCTTAGGTTTTTATAGTATTTCCAGCTTCTGGGTGCGTTAGAATTATATTCATCCATACTTAAAACCTAAAATAGCTCTTTTTTATTATTTACACTTAGAAAGCAATGCTTGAGCCTGACCAGCTCCCCAGGTAGGGTTAATACCTTCAGATGCTTCTGCCTCGAATAAGGCAAGACTGCCATTGGCCATTCCGCAAGCTTTTTCTGTGCCATTGCCAAAGAATTGGGCCATACCAAATTCCATTTGAGCCATTAAAACAAGCGCTCTTGGGTTTTCTGGGTTTTGCTGCATGGCCTGTCCGA
This genomic window contains:
- a CDS encoding adenylate/guanylate cyclase domain-containing protein; the protein is MTRKKTLLQRVADIGVRENFLGTKKRYLQVSNIAAMLGVLFNTLWMSIALSISEITSAVWNGVLGLMFLMVLVLNKKGSRVAASVWLAISAYISVLVFLYLSGYGSGITTVCFLIIILPYMTFPRKARALAHGFSVLACLTLIFAVVFQSEFYAHNEGMDPYLSQIVNMGMTAFICLALIWSLSVLIDRSEDSLMAEQKKSDDLLHNILPKKIIHDLKIHGKTIPKRHENVSILFTDFEGFTEIVATIPAITLVNELNEIFGRFDEIMEETGMEKIETIGDAYMAACGLEDEATNHAVICIRAAKKMLSYLEERNKNHELQWKMRVGIHSGTVVAGVVGKKKFAYDLFGDTINTASRMESAGESGRINISSSTFELVKNEFNCIARGKIFAKGKGELDMYFVG
- a CDS encoding restriction endonuclease; amino-acid sequence: MKSLPKREDFFKPVLKAIYELGGSGRNDEINNKVIELLQLPADLLEIQHTETQTKFEYEMAWVRTMLENQGYLENSARGIWAIKTDHKVDLNFSVSLKEEKQIANEISERENWKDELIKTITDELSPNAFERLVKRLLREKGFIQVEVTGRSGDGGIDGRGVATINGILSFHIIFQCKRYKGKVSSKEIRDFRGAMVGRTDKGLFITTGQFTRDAIFEASRDGAPAIDLMDGEKLAEKLKELSLGVHIEIREKISIDKNWFRNFENG
- a CDS encoding type II toxin-antitoxin system HipA family toxin is translated as MRKNIYVYADWEGLHKPSLMGILHADLLRGNEIFSFEYDSNWLKSGHTQLLDPDLKLYAGVQYLNDQEKTNFGLFLDSSPDRWGRVLMLRKEAALARAENRNKKTLFETDYLLGVYDEHRMGALRFKLDPNQPFLSDDKILASPPWTSIRELEQISLKLEDDDIIDHPEYIKWLNMLVAPGSSLGGARPKASVLDQDNHLWIAKFPSQKDDMDIGGWEIVTYELALAAGITMAQSQAIKFSSKHHTFLTKRFDRTTRGRRLHFASAMTLLGHTDGADYKANVSYLELVEFIMTRGSNVNQDLEQLWRRIVFSICVSNVDDHLRNHGFMLSEKGWLLSPAYDINPVESGNGLKLNISDTDNALDLKLALEVYPFFRISKDQALAIIKEVKEAVKNWRQIATKYGISKTEQELKSMAFKQADEN
- a CDS encoding helix-turn-helix domain-containing protein, which translates into the protein MGREKPILLPKHKKLLTELGENIKLARLRRKFSAEQVSERANISRPTLLSIEKGSESVSIGLYLQVLIVLGLEKDLSLIAKDDELGRKLQDAELRVKERAPKENSG
- a CDS encoding LytR/AlgR family response regulator transcription factor, with translation MKVLIIEDELPAQKRLKRQLAEIDEFIEVLDCLDSISSGIAWFQNNPDPDLLFLDIQLADGLSFKILEQVKTECPIIFCTAYDEYAIKAFKHNSIDYLLKPIDQADLEAALKKFQKNYGTKNQIDLQKLQEILTQPKKDYKQRFMVKIGEKIQSINIASIDYFYSDQKATFLKTKDNKKYLIDYPLDQLEELLDPAVYFRLNRKYITHHNAIDSVFSFSNSRLKVTLKNSDDDNILISREKVQKFKEWLDA
- a CDS encoding sensor histidine kinase produces the protein MDEYNSNAPRSWKYYKNLRLLILINLIIALVITISFNLDTIGTSAFFTKWPEFIYSFLISFTLSYGISFITDKTDQRISWIQNPLKRLLVEVTAVSLFAFIVSLLFSTLILVSFYDHNFETLPWQTLMWRTRYAILISLFITLIFTSRAFLFEWRSAAIASEKMRADKFEGQYQSLKNQLNPHFLFNSFNTLSNLVHEDQDKATEFIQKLSKIYRYVLEVQKEELVSLGQELSFLESYIGLQKLRFGDSLLVSMDVKHKNLLIPPLTLQLLLENAIKHNIISKDQPLEIKIFDKEDSITISNNLQPKDVGENSTGIGLENIRSQLNYFTSSKLNVIKSDDAFVVEVPLLKDL